In the genome of Populus alba chromosome 11, ASM523922v2, whole genome shotgun sequence, one region contains:
- the LOC118047489 gene encoding G-type lectin S-receptor-like serine/threonine-protein kinase SD1-1: MTGALERNSRKKHMKEDLDLPLFDLGIVACATNNFSADNKLGEGGFGPVYKGELKDGREIAVKRLSKNSRQGLDEFKNEVKLIVKLQHRNLVKLLGCSIEEDEMILIYEFCPNKSLDFFIFDERHRLLLDWPKRYNIINGIARGLLYLHQDSRLRVIHRDLKADNILLDYELNPKISDFGLARSLGGNEIEANTNKVVGTYGYISPEYANFGLYSLKSDVFGFGVLALEIVSGSRNRGFRHPDHHMNLLGHAWRLFMEGRPLELAAESIAITCYSSEVLRSIHVALLCVQDKPEHRPTMSRAVLMLGNNDALPKPKHPGFFTERDLFEASYSSSMIKPSSANECSISVLEAR; the protein is encoded by the exons ATGACAGGTGCTTTGGAAAGAAATTCACGTAAGAAGCACATGAAAGAGGATCTGGACTTACCGTTGTTTGATTTGGGTATAGTGGCTTGTGCAACAAATAACTTTTCTGCTGACAATAAACTCGGAGAAGGGGGTTTCGGACCTGTTTACAAG GGAGAATTGAAAGATGGACGTGAAATAGCTGTGAAGAGACTCTCCAAGAATTCAAGACAAGGACTCGATGAGTTCAAAAATGAAGTCAAGCTTATCGTGAAACTTCAGCATCGGAATCTAGTGAAGCTTCTAGGATGCAGCATTGAAGAAGATGAGATGATTTTGATCTACGAGTTTTGTCCTAACAAAAGCTTGGACTTCTTCATTTTTG ATGAAAGACACAGATTGCTTCTAGATTGGCCTAAGCGCTACAACATTATCAACGGGATTGCTCGAGGACTCCTTTATCTTCACCAAGATTCAAGACTAAGAGTAATTCATAGAGATCTTAAAGCCGACAATATTTTATTGGATTATGAACTGAACCCGAAAATTTCAGACTTTGGCCTGGCTAGAAGTTTGGGAGGAAATGAAATTGAAGCCAATACAAATAAAGTGGTCGGAACTTA TGGCTACATTTCCCCTGAGTATGCAAATTTTGGGCTCTACTCACTAAAATCAGATGTCTTTGGCTTCGGTGTATTGGCGCTTGAGATAGTGAGTGGGAGCAGGAACAGAGGATTCCGTCATCCAGACCACCACATGAACCTCCTGGGGCAT GCTTGGAGACTGTTTATGGAAGGCAGGCCTTTGGAACTGGCAGCAGAATCAATAGCTATAACATGCTATTCATCTGAAGTGCTGCGTTCGATTCACGTGGCTCTACTTTGCGTGCAAGACAAACCAGAACATAGGCCAACCATGTCACGTGCAGTTTTGATGTTAGGTAATAATGATGCACTGCCTAAGCCTAAACATCCAGGTTTTTTCACGGAAAGGGATCTTTTTGAAGCAAGTTATTCTTCCAGCATGATCAAACCGTCTTCAGCTAACGAATGTTCAATTTCAGTCTTAGAGGCAAGATAG